The bacterium genome contains a region encoding:
- a CDS encoding S8 family serine peptidase, with protein sequence MRFGIVVAVLMFVVFAFACGRGKGVVTPIRGTTTAPAPPKQGERLPAPRYIQLPEGMTPGVDYREDEIIVGFKLQGFANPSMLTGGSNFNKGAMLNPVLYENQAIAEFAREIASKHGLTIIPNGEGYVKNVNFCGYRLSPGQDANAVAALLRLKYADKVKYVEYNGIVRPAYWPDDPYYMDGSLWGLDTIRTDLAWDVTTGDANQWIAVIDTGIRMDHEDLAGNWGYIDGINTDLFRGDQWPDDEQGHGTHVAGTIAAIGDNATGVVGVAYGSKVLPIKVFGTKEEGGTNEALEATAILLASQAGCIIANLSLGGPYASRTVAEVCRQAFENGMMIVASAMNENTNWPYYPASHPEVISVGASDINDSRTSYSNYGLALDTVAPGGDSNGPILSTWFTAEDAYSSISGTSMASPHVAGVAALIRAKSPALTPLEVRALIEYFGDDVLIQSEWQAALPIYRLNAYTPLTYTVSGLPTVSVTNHSDYDQVSGDFTIQVNANATTAVAGVHWYVDGEYLGWIDAAPYDLSSNTEALYLVPGEHTFTAEVLDTENAHGYDSVILDVVDVSLTSPYWTGFEDVPEQEGWWQIDYSNSNSFWQYESAGPDTVVYFGDISKPGGRGYYQDDIDVLGSPAIDLTGLTAPKLYLTSKWDMDAYDSMDLAIANGGYEEVYFFQYISTPQRNQNPEWPDFGLYQIDLANFEGTKIMLEFWTDIYETTSEGQGFWLDNVVISDSTGPPQVIISPPTPAANSLVQGTVTLNASAVDDNDIVLASEYRIGSNVIKTFGGAPSQFAWNSASVPDGDRMFTAEADDELSYYGYYDTGTASRTFYVHNTAPSGISIVPAAERIGQPVTITGSHFGKAISGQTFVYFTGASGDVPASVTSWSNTSIDCTVPLGAIDGPVKVKIGALTGSSSSDFVVEPSISGFEFTSPAEGTLVDAPINFILAPQPYADWVEFEILGHPEIAIPDDNSPSSIMLTLDPSDFPRNGAYTIQATAFAPGEQQSATLEFFVLKLPGDFNGDGIVNQADLDFLRPHLWESSGSPTWIPYLDANRDGVINELDAFAVGYHFGET encoded by the coding sequence ATGAGATTCGGAATCGTCGTTGCGGTTTTGATGTTCGTTGTTTTTGCATTCGCCTGCGGACGCGGGAAAGGCGTCGTCACCCCCATCCGCGGTACAACCACGGCTCCGGCCCCGCCAAAGCAGGGCGAGCGGCTTCCCGCGCCGCGGTACATCCAGCTTCCCGAGGGAATGACGCCGGGCGTGGATTACCGAGAGGACGAAATCATCGTCGGATTCAAGCTGCAGGGCTTCGCCAATCCATCAATGCTCACGGGCGGCTCGAATTTCAACAAAGGCGCGATGCTCAACCCGGTGCTTTACGAAAACCAGGCGATCGCCGAATTTGCGCGCGAAATTGCGTCGAAGCACGGGCTAACGATTATCCCCAACGGCGAAGGCTACGTGAAAAACGTCAACTTTTGCGGCTACAGGCTCTCGCCGGGGCAGGATGCGAACGCGGTCGCCGCGCTCCTGAGGCTGAAATATGCGGACAAGGTTAAGTACGTCGAGTACAACGGCATAGTTCGCCCCGCGTACTGGCCGGACGATCCGTATTACATGGACGGCTCGCTGTGGGGGCTGGACACAATACGAACGGACCTCGCGTGGGATGTGACCACCGGCGACGCGAACCAGTGGATCGCGGTGATTGATACGGGGATAAGGATGGATCATGAGGATTTGGCGGGAAATTGGGGATATATAGACGGAATTAACACAGATTTATTTAGAGGCGACCAATGGCCGGATGACGAGCAAGGGCATGGCACGCATGTGGCCGGAACAATCGCCGCGATAGGCGACAACGCCACAGGAGTTGTAGGCGTTGCGTATGGCAGCAAGGTTTTGCCGATAAAGGTGTTTGGAACTAAGGAGGAAGGGGGAACAAATGAAGCACTTGAAGCAACTGCGATTCTGTTGGCAAGCCAGGCAGGATGCATAATTGCTAACCTGAGCTTGGGTGGTCCATATGCAAGCCGAACGGTAGCTGAAGTTTGTCGCCAAGCATTTGAGAATGGAATGATGATTGTGGCTTCCGCCATGAATGAAAATACAAACTGGCCGTATTACCCTGCTTCCCATCCGGAGGTAATAAGTGTTGGCGCCAGCGATATTAATGACAGCCGCACAAGTTACTCCAATTACGGCCTTGCGCTTGACACTGTTGCACCTGGAGGCGACTCAAACGGGCCGATTCTGAGCACTTGGTTTACAGCCGAGGATGCCTATAGCTCAATTTCCGGTACGAGCATGGCCTCTCCGCATGTCGCCGGTGTTGCGGCCCTGATTCGCGCGAAATCGCCTGCCCTGACACCGCTTGAAGTGCGCGCGCTGATCGAATATTTCGGAGACGATGTTCTTATTCAGTCTGAATGGCAGGCTGCATTGCCAATTTACAGGTTAAACGCGTACACGCCGCTGACATATACAGTATCGGGTCTGCCGACCGTTTCCGTCACCAACCACAGCGACTACGATCAGGTTTCAGGCGATTTCACGATTCAGGTAAACGCAAACGCCACCACAGCGGTTGCCGGAGTTCATTGGTACGTTGACGGCGAATATCTGGGTTGGATTGATGCGGCCCCTTATGACTTGTCATCCAATACCGAAGCGCTTTATCTCGTACCGGGAGAGCATACTTTTACCGCCGAAGTATTGGATACGGAAAACGCGCATGGATACGATTCAGTTATTCTTGATGTCGTTGATGTGTCGCTTACAAGTCCATACTGGACTGGATTCGAAGATGTACCGGAGCAGGAAGGCTGGTGGCAAATTGACTATTCAAATTCGAATTCATTCTGGCAGTATGAATCCGCTGGGCCGGACACGGTAGTTTATTTCGGCGACATAAGCAAGCCGGGCGGGCGGGGTTATTATCAGGACGATATCGACGTGCTGGGATCTCCGGCAATAGATCTTACTGGGCTGACGGCTCCAAAACTGTACCTAACGTCGAAATGGGATATGGATGCATACGACAGCATGGATCTTGCCATCGCTAATGGAGGGTACGAGGAGGTGTATTTTTTCCAATACATTTCAACACCTCAGAGGAATCAAAATCCTGAATGGCCCGATTTCGGTTTATATCAAATCGATTTGGCAAATTTTGAAGGCACCAAAATAATGCTTGAATTTTGGACAGACATCTACGAAACTACAAGCGAAGGCCAGGGCTTTTGGCTGGACAACGTCGTAATCTCCGACAGCACGGGCCCGCCGCAGGTGATAATATCCCCGCCCACTCCTGCGGCCAATTCGCTCGTACAGGGAACCGTCACGCTGAACGCGAGCGCGGTTGACGACAACGATATCGTGCTCGCTTCGGAATACCGAATCGGCTCGAATGTCATAAAAACGTTCGGCGGCGCTCCGTCGCAATTCGCTTGGAACAGCGCAAGCGTCCCCGACGGCGACCGCATGTTCACCGCCGAGGCGGACGACGAGCTTTCGTATTACGGGTACTACGATACCGGAACCGCGTCGCGCACGTTCTACGTGCACAACACCGCGCCGTCCGGTATTTCGATCGTTCCCGCTGCCGAAAGAATCGGACAGCCGGTCACAATCACCGGATCTCATTTCGGCAAGGCTATTTCCGGCCAAACGTTCGTTTATTTCACCGGCGCAAGCGGCGATGTCCCCGCGTCTGTAACCTCTTGGAGTAACACGAGCATTGACTGCACGGTTCCGCTTGGTGCAATCGACGGGCCGGTAAAGGTTAAAATCGGTGCGCTGACCGGATCTTCCTCCTCTGATTTCGTCGTGGAGCCGTCCATAAGCGGGTTTGAATTCACATCACCGGCGGAAGGCACGCTTGTGGACGCTCCGATTAACTTCATTTTGGCGCCACAGCCTTACGCCGACTGGGTCGAATTCGAAATTCTCGGCCATCCCGAAATCGCGATCCCCGACGACAATTCGCCAAGCTCGATCATGCTTACTTTGGACCCGTCGGATTTTCCGCGCAACGGCGCGTACACGATTCAGGCAACCGCGTTCGCGCCCGGCGAGCAGCAATCCGCAACGCTTGAATTCTTTGTATTGAAGCTTCCCGGCGACTTCAACGGCGACGGAATAGTGAATCAGGCGGATCTGGATTTCCTGCGCCCGCATCTTTGGGAATCCTCGGGAAGTCCCACTTGGATCCCCTATCTCGACGCCAATCGCGACGGCGTGATCAACGAGCTCGACGCATTCGCGGTGGGGTATCATTTCGGAGAGACGTAG
- a CDS encoding manganese efflux pump, giving the protein MPLLTTIGIAVGLAMDAFAVALASSAALLRVRKRQVFRLAFHFGLFQALMPLIGWAAGRSLERVIAPFDHWAAFAILAAVGAKAIFKSDSGKRGTKDASAERGKTAWIHDSSPEAASIQSQAASAASGTAAACAPPSDSAACAPPADPTRGWSLVLLSLATSIDALAVGVSFAMLRVDILAPVLVIGATACAFTVAGMILGSRLGALFGRRMEIAGGIVLIAIGAKIVAEHLIAS; this is encoded by the coding sequence ATGCCGCTCCTCACGACAATCGGAATCGCTGTGGGACTTGCGATGGATGCGTTCGCGGTCGCGCTTGCATCCAGCGCGGCGCTTTTGCGCGTCCGCAAGCGCCAGGTTTTCCGGCTCGCGTTTCACTTCGGGCTGTTCCAGGCGCTGATGCCGCTTATCGGATGGGCGGCCGGCCGCTCCCTCGAGCGCGTCATAGCGCCGTTCGACCACTGGGCGGCGTTCGCGATTCTGGCCGCCGTCGGTGCGAAGGCCATATTCAAGTCGGATTCCGGGAAGCGCGGCACCAAGGACGCGTCCGCGGAGCGCGGCAAAACCGCCTGGATTCATGATTCGTCGCCGGAAGCGGCGTCCATCCAATCTCAGGCCGCCTCCGCGGCGTCCGGAACCGCCGCCGCCTGCGCGCCTCCGTCCGATTCCGCCGCATGCGCGCCGCCCGCCGACCCGACGCGCGGCTGGAGCCTCGTGCTTCTGTCGCTGGCGACAAGCATCGACGCGCTCGCGGTCGGCGTTTCGTTCGCGATGCTCCGCGTCGACATCCTCGCGCCGGTGCTCGTCATCGGGGCGACGGCGTGCGCGTTCACGGTCGCCGGGATGATTCTCGGCTCCCGGCTGGGCGCGCTCTTCGGCAGGCGGATGGAGATCGCGGGCGGGATCGTTTTAATCGCGATCGGCGCGAAGATCGTGGCCGAGCATTTGATAGCATCTTAA
- a CDS encoding insulinase family protein gives MLLPAAAPAPANAAEPNTPLAGAADAVFAASSDSWSAFDDVLEFRLDNGLTLLILPRRDLPIVSLQVWYRAGSRNEPPGASGIAHFLEHMYSMGTAKLAPREVDVLVRSVGGQKNASTSTDYTRYYEDIPSSALADFLAVEADRMRGCTFPEDKVLSERDTVAEERRMRSEDDQGGAAYEALSQLVYGNHAYGHPTVGWMEDIADYNRGELLDFYNAFYRPDNAALVIAGDADPDKIVPEIERLFGHIAGEIDAAGFIPEVFATEQTSERRRTIFHPSPRPLLYIGWPTVAFGESDAYALDLLGEVLAGGRSSRLYKRLVRGEELATSVSAGHGDRKYGGLFTVRVSFNDPEKLEAVEAAVYAEIAALAKNGAGGDELSRAKKRMMAGEVYAAQGNNGLAQQLGWAWAAGDWRWVIEYPKRMERVTSKEIKSAAAKYLSEKTRNVVVVLPAKPDAGGDTG, from the coding sequence ATGCTTCTTCCAGCCGCCGCGCCGGCCCCGGCAAACGCCGCGGAGCCGAACACTCCCCTTGCCGGCGCCGCCGACGCCGTTTTTGCCGCATCGTCGGATTCATGGTCGGCGTTCGACGACGTCCTCGAATTCCGGCTCGACAACGGACTGACGCTTCTCATCCTCCCCCGCCGAGACCTGCCCATCGTCTCGCTCCAGGTCTGGTACCGCGCCGGCAGCCGCAACGAACCGCCCGGCGCGTCCGGCATCGCGCACTTCCTGGAGCATATGTACTCGATGGGAACGGCCAAGCTTGCGCCGCGCGAGGTTGACGTGCTAGTTCGCTCCGTGGGCGGCCAGAAAAACGCGTCCACGTCCACCGACTACACGCGCTACTACGAGGACATTCCTTCCTCCGCGCTCGCCGATTTTCTTGCAGTCGAGGCCGACCGGATGCGCGGCTGCACTTTCCCCGAAGACAAAGTGCTCTCCGAGCGGGACACCGTCGCCGAAGAGCGCCGGATGCGAAGCGAGGACGACCAGGGGGGGGCCGCGTACGAGGCGCTTTCCCAGCTTGTTTACGGAAATCACGCGTACGGCCACCCGACCGTCGGATGGATGGAGGACATCGCGGATTACAACCGGGGCGAGCTGCTTGATTTTTACAACGCGTTTTACCGTCCGGACAACGCCGCGCTGGTCATCGCCGGCGACGCGGATCCCGATAAAATTGTCCCCGAGATCGAGCGGCTTTTCGGACACATTGCGGGCGAAATAGACGCGGCGGGATTCATCCCGGAAGTTTTCGCCACGGAACAAACGTCCGAACGCCGCAGAACGATATTCCACCCCTCCCCCCGTCCGCTGCTGTATATCGGATGGCCGACGGTCGCGTTCGGCGAATCTGACGCGTACGCGCTCGACCTGCTGGGCGAGGTGCTGGCCGGCGGGCGCAGCTCGCGGCTGTACAAGCGGCTCGTGCGCGGCGAGGAGCTGGCGACAAGCGTTTCCGCCGGCCACGGCGACCGCAAGTACGGCGGGCTTTTCACGGTGCGCGTAAGCTTCAACGATCCCGAAAAGCTTGAAGCGGTGGAAGCCGCGGTGTACGCGGAGATCGCCGCGCTCGCGAAGAACGGCGCGGGGGGGGACGAGCTGTCCCGCGCCAAGAAGCGGATGATGGCGGGCGAGGTGTACGCCGCGCAGGGCAACAACGGATTGGCGCAGCAGCTCGGCTGGGCATGGGCCGCGGGCGACTGGCGCTGGGTGATCGAGTATCCGAAGCGGATGGAGCGCGTGACTTCCAAAGAGATCAAATCCGCCGCGGCGAAGTATCTGTCGGAAAAAACGCGCAACGTCGTCGTCGTCCTTCCGGCGAAGCCGGACGCCGGCGGTGATACCGGATGA